The following nucleotide sequence is from bacterium.
CTTCCGCCCGCTTCGTCCACCAGAGCACCCGTAAATTCCAGTCAGCCTCGGCTAGGTTGCCGATGGCAGCCGCCGACCACCGGCAGAAGTGCTCCCGCTGCAGCGGGTCGTCCTCCGGCGAACCCATCAGCGTCTCGCAGGGGTAGAGATACCCCGTCTCGGAAATCACCGCGGAGAGCATCCCGCCGAGGCAGGGGATGACCTGCCGCCGTTCCTCCAGGATGTCCATGATCAGCCGCCACTGGTAGTGCTCCTTGGCCGCCAGGAGCCGAGAGCCTTTCAGCGTGAAGTGGGGCAGCCTCCCCTCGACGAGCGCCCGATCCTTCTTCTCCTGGAAGGCGACGTAGTCCTCCAGGTTGAAAAATTCCTCCCATCGGTCGGGAGTGGTCCCCCGGAGCATGTTCAAGACCACGTCGTCCGGTTCCAGCTCGGCCAGGAGCCAGTCGAAAAAATCCCCCAGGAGCGCCGAGTTCGAGCCGCAGATGGTGGTGACGGGCGCCAGGTTCAGCCGCCGGTGGCGCTTTTTCAGCTCCTTCAGCCCCCGCCACGTCTCCATCGCCTTATCGAAGCAGCCCTCCACGCCGCGCAGGGTGTCGTGGACCTCCCGCGGGCCGTCCAGGGAGAGGTACACCACGACCTGGAGCCGGGGGTGCAGTTTAAGAATCCGCTCGGTGGATTCGAGGATGCGGTCGGTGGCCAGGCCGTTGGTGGGTAGGGTGAGGTTCCTGAGGCCGGCGTGGGCGATGAAGAGGCGGGCGATTTCGGGCAAATCCTCGCGCAGGAACGGCTCGCCGCCGGTGAGCGAAAGCCAGAGGAGGGGGCCGGAGCTCCGCGCGATTTTCTCGAACTCCTCCAGGGTCGGCCCCGGAGCGGCCCGCTCCACTTCCCGGCCGTAGAAGCAATGCCCGCAGCGGCAGTTGCACCGGCCCGTCACGAAAATAATGAGCTGCAGCGGCAGCCCCGCGGGCTCTACGAACCGGCCCAGG
It contains:
- a CDS encoding radical SAM protein, with translation MSGPARFLGRFVEPAGLPLQLIIFVTGRCNCRCGHCFYGREVERAAPGPTLEEFEKIARSSGPLLWLSLTGGEPFLREDLPEIARLFIAHAGLRNLTLPTNGLATDRILESTERILKLHPRLQVVVYLSLDGPREVHDTLRGVEGCFDKAMETWRGLKELKKRHRRLNLAPVTTICGSNSALLGDFFDWLLAELEPDDVVLNMLRGTTPDRWEEFFNLEDYVAFQEKKDRALVEGRLPHFTLKGSRLLAAKEHYQWRLIMDILEERRQVIPCLGGMLSAVISETGYLYPCETLMGSPEDDPLQREHFCRWSAAAIGNLAEADWNLRVLWWTKRAEEVRRHVAQGHCWCTYECAWTTSILFNPRCYPDLLRLMRGGIDA